The sequence ATCCAGCAGCTTATCGTCAATCTGGCTCGCTTCAATCGAGCTGATGCGCACGCGTTCCAGACCGTCCACCTTGTCCAGCTCCCAGAGCAGGTCGGCGAGACGGTAATCCTCCAAATCGTCGCCGTAGCCGCCGGTATGAATGCCGGTCAGCACGATTTCCTTGTACCCGGCCCCCACCAGCTGATGCGCCTGCTTCACGATTGCTTTCGGATCGCGGCTGCGGGACAGCCCCCGCGACCATGGAATGATGCAGAAGGTGCAAAAGTTGTTGCAGCCGTCCTGAATCTTGAGAAACGCGCGCGTCCGCTCCGCAAAGCCAGGCACGTCCAGTTCCTCGAACTCACGCGTCTTCATAATGTTCCGGACAGCGTTAACGGGCTGCCGCGATTCCCGGATGCTGTTTACATGCCGGATGATCTGATCCCTATCTTGATTACCGATGACAAGATCGACGCCGGGAATGTCCAGAATCTCGCCCGGAGAGGTCTGCGCGTAGCAGCCGGTAACGGCCACAATCGCATCCGGATTGCGCCGGACGGCGCGGCGGATCATCTGCCGGCTTTTTTTATCTCCCGTGTTGGTAACCGTGCAGGTATTAATCAGATATACATCCGCCTGTCCCTCGAAGTCCACTTGCTCGTAGCCTTCCTGTTTGAACAGCTGCCAGATGCCTTCGGTATCGTAAAAGTTGACTTTGCAGCCTAAAGTATAAAATGCAACGGATGGCATTTTTCAAGCTTCCCCCATTTCTCCAGTTTCGTATAAAATGCAGGCGGCGGCCACCATGCCTGCCGTCTCGCAGCGCAGAATGCGCTTGCCCAGGCCAACGGACACCGCGCCCGCCTCTTCGGCCTCTCGGCATTCGTTCTCGCTAAAGCCCCCCTCGGGTCCGACAATCACGAGCGCAGAAACTTCAGCCGCTTCTCCAAGCTGCGCCGCCCACGGCGCAACCGCAGAGCGCAGCTGGAGCCCTTCTTCTTTCTCGTAGCAAAAATAGACCGCATCATAGCGATAAACTGAATTCAGCAACTGCTTCCAGGTCAGCGGGGCGGCTATCTCCGGAACGATGTTCCGATGCGCCTGCTCTGCGGCTTCCTTGGCGATTTTGCGCCAGCGCTCCAGCCGCTTGCTCTCCTTGCGTTCGTCGTACTGCACAATGGTACGCCCGGACA is a genomic window of Paenibacillus durus ATCC 35681 containing:
- the mtaB gene encoding tRNA (N(6)-L-threonylcarbamoyladenosine(37)-C(2))-methylthiotransferase MtaB, with translation MPSVAFYTLGCKVNFYDTEGIWQLFKQEGYEQVDFEGQADVYLINTCTVTNTGDKKSRQMIRRAVRRNPDAIVAVTGCYAQTSPGEILDIPGVDLVIGNQDRDQIIRHVNSIRESRQPVNAVRNIMKTREFEELDVPGFAERTRAFLKIQDGCNNFCTFCIIPWSRGLSRSRDPKAIVKQAHQLVGAGYKEIVLTGIHTGGYGDDLEDYRLADLLWELDKVDGLERVRISSIEASQIDDKLLDVLNRSSKMCRHLHIPLQAGHNEVLKRMRRKYTTEEYFAKMQLIRQAMPDVAITTDVIVGFPGETDEMFRAGYDFMKAVDYSEMHVFPYSKRTGTPAARMEDQVDEEIKNVRVQQLIDLSEEMQLAYARRFVGRTIGVIPERSAKGAPGRDVQHGFSDNYLQVLFEGSDQLQGQLCQVKITEAGVNECRGELVGVAGEALTQLS
- a CDS encoding RsmE family RNA methyltransferase, which produces MQRYFVSPENFGEGTVLIGGEDARHIARVMRGKAGDKVIVSDGVSREALAEIASIAEGVVTVSIIENLPMTQEPRVKITVAQSLPKGDKMEIVIQKCTEIGAAAFLPFLSGRTIVQYDERKESKRLERWRKIAKEAAEQAHRNIVPEIAAPLTWKQLLNSVYRYDAVYFCYEKEEGLQLRSAVAPWAAQLGEAAEVSALVIVGPEGGFSENECREAEEAGAVSVGLGKRILRCETAGMVAAACILYETGEMGEA